The following proteins are co-located in the Manihot esculenta cultivar AM560-2 chromosome 9, M.esculenta_v8, whole genome shotgun sequence genome:
- the LOC110623266 gene encoding uncharacterized protein LOC110623266: MFRRVSGAAPQVPPPVAVPMQAPARPPIDKLRKYGAMEFKGRREDDAPAAEYWLQSTERVLQQLQCTPPDSVACAVALLQEEAYQWWDTTSQTVQSEQQTWKFFMAEFRKKYIGDLYMDEKKREFLYLRQGRMTGSEYEKDFIRLSKYAREMVPTEEAKCKKFEQGLHNDIRVLLAAHSIKEFSTLVNAALNIEKIKEEEQSWRQKGQQKRGQTQMQGQSSASQAPMKRQRGAQSSGQSQVQRQRQPLAQSFAGRFGQQTSTSVASSGSAGRGQYPICEHCGRRHLGPCRKLTGACFRCGSTEHLMRDCLRGQVSSAPPVERPIPAGFRGRGRGRGNQTGAASASQRVSETVDRPDFRTPARAYAIRAKEDIDSPDVIVGTFSICDKPVHALIDPGSTHSYICLPIVNEGKLQADSLNQDIIVNNPLGHSVIVSKVYRDCPISIHGQTFHGVLIELPFREFDVILGMDWLSKHRVIVDCR, from the coding sequence ATGTTTAGACGAGTTTCAGGGGCAGCACCTCAGGTGCCACCACCAGTTGCAGTACCTATGCAGGCTCCTGCTAGACCACCAATAGACAAGCTTAGAAAATATGGAGCTATGGAATTCAAAGGCAGAAGAGAAGATGATGCTCCAGCAGCAGAGTACTGGCTGCAAAGTACAGAGAGAGTGTTGCAGCAGCTTCAGTGCACACCACCAGACAGTGTGGCTTGTGCAGTTGCTTTGTTACAAGAAGAGGCCTATCAGTGGTGGGACACCACATCACAGACAGTTCAGTCTGAGCAGCAGACTTGGAAATTCTTTATGGCTGAGTTTCGAAAGAAGTATATAGGAGATTTATATATGGATgagaagaaaagagagttccTATATTTGAGACAGGGCAGGATGACTGGTAGCGAGTATGAAAAAGATTTCATCAGACTGAGTAAGTATGCCCGGGAAATGGTGCCTACAGAGGAAGCTAAATGTAAGAAATTTGAGCAGGGTTTGCATAATGACATTAGGGTGCTTTTGGCAGCCCATTCCATCAAAGAGTTCTCTACTCTGGTAAATGCAGCGTTGAATATAGAgaagataaaagaagaagaacagaGCTGGAGACAGAAAGGGCAACAGAAGAGAGGGCAAACCCAGATGCAGGGGCAATCCTCAGCCTCTCAAGCACCTATGAAGAGACAAAGAGGTGCTCAGTCATCAGGGCAGAGTCAAGTACAAAGACAAAGGCAGCCACTAGCGCAGAGTTTTGCAGGGAGGTTTGGGCAGCAAACTAGTACTTCTGTAGCCAGTTCAGGAAGTGCAGGCAGGGGACAATACCCTATATGTGAGCACTGTGGTAGAAGGCATTTGGGACCCTGCAGAAAATTAACAGGggcatgcttcaggtgtggaTCTACTGAGCATCTTATGAGAGACTGTCTTAGGGGACAGGTATCTTCGGCACCACCAGTAGAGAGGCCTATTCCTGCTGGAtttagaggaagaggaaggggtAGAGGTAATCAAACAGGGGCAGCTTCAGCCAGTCAGAGGGTGTCTGAAACAGTAGATAGACCAGACTTCAGAACACCTGCTAGAGCCTATGCCATCAGGGCTAAAGAGGACATAGACTCCCCAGATGTGATTGTTGGTACATTCTCAATCTGTgataaacctgtgcatgcattaatagACCCAGGATCAACACATTCATACATATGTTTACCCATTGTCAATGAGGGGAAATTACAGGCAGATTCTCTAAACCAAGATATAATAGTAAACAACCCCCTTGGTCATAGTGTGATAGTGAGTAAAGTATATAGGGATTGTCCTATATCCATCCATGGTCAGACTTTCCATGGTGTTTTGATAGAGTTACCCTTTAGAGAATTTGATGTAATCCTTggcatggactggttatctaagcATCGGGTAATAGTAGATTGTAGATAA